A window of Candidatus Bathyarchaeota archaeon genomic DNA:
ACCGCGGGATTAACCGCTGCAGGCTGCAACGTCTATTTCGCGGGTATGGCTTCAACCCCTGCGATTCAATTCGCCGTAAAAAACCACAAGATGGATGGTGGAGTAATTATATCTGCATCTCACAACCCGCCAGAATATAACGGCATCAAAGTCATCTGGAGCGATGGCATCGAAACCTCGCATGAACAAGAGGTTGAAATCGAAAACATTTACTTTGACAACAAAATCGTCTACGCACCATGGGATCAACTCGGAGCCAAAAAAGAGCTACCGTGTATAAACGACGAATACAAAGAGGCTATCAAAAAACACGTAAACCCACAAGCAATCGCAGCCAAAAAATTCCACGTGGTCGTGGATGCAGCTAACAGCGTCGGCGGAATCGCTTTACCGCCTCTGCTGCGTGAGTTGGGCTGTAAATGCACAACCATAAACGCCAACATCGACGGAACCTTCCCTGGGCGCCTCCCTGAACCGAGACCTGAGAGCCTCGGTGACCTCTCCAAAACTGTCAAAGCAGTAGGTGCAGACATGGGTGTGGCTTTTGACGGCGACGCAGACCGCTCGATATTCTGCGACGGAAACGGCACCATCTACTGGGGCGACAAAACCTTCGCAGTCGTAATAAAGCAGTATCTTATCAAGAACCCTGGCGCAAAAATCGTCACTCCTGTCAGTAGCTCCACCTTAATCAAAGACACCGTTGACGCCTACAAGGGCGAGTTAATTTGGACTAAAGTCGGCAGCGTCACCGTCTCACAGACCATGAAGGCAGAGAACGCCAACTTGGGCGGGGAAGAAAACGGTGGCATCTTCTATCGACCACACCAAGCCGTCCGAGACGGCGCCATGACAACCGCGCTGCTCCTAAACATCATGGCCGAGACAGGCAAATCACTCGCAGAACTTGTCGCTGAGCAGCCTCAGTACTTCATTGAGAAAGGCAAAATCGAGTGCCCGAACGATAAAAAAGAGGCTCTTCAGCGGGCAATCTATGAGCAAGTCAAAAACGAGAACGTCAGCACCATAGATGGCGTTAAAATATGGTTCCAAGACGCAAGCGCCATATTGATTCGCCCCAGCGGCACTGAACCCGTCTTTAGGCTATATGCGGAAGCTAAAAACCAAGAAAAAGCCCTCAAATTAGTCAAAGACTACACCGCCAGATTAGAAAAAATCTTAGCTGCCTTCTAAGCAGAACCTGAGGAGTAGCCCTTGCCCCCTCTTCTACAGCTAAACCCCCAAGACGTCGACAGCCTCGACAAACGCCGAAAGTTCAACGTTGCTGTAGTCGGCTGCGGGCACAAGGGCATATTCTTCGCCAACGCTTTCGCAGACGCAGGGTTCAGCGTGGTCTGCACCGATGCTGACGCCAGCGTCGTAAAGAAGGTAGCAAAGGGGAAAACCGCTTTCTGTGATGCTTCGGCGGAGGCGAAGCTAAAAAGTCACATAGCCGCAGAGAAAATCGATGTAACCAGTGACCTTAAAAAAACGGTTGCTCAAAGCGACGTAGTGGTCATTGCGATTTCGACAAGGGTTGATGAGCAAAAAAAGACAGATGATAACGGCTTAATTAACACCTGTAAACAGGTTGGGGCTGCCCTGCAGCAGGGTGCATTGGTTGTTTATGGTGGTGTCGCAGCGTTGGGTTTTGTGGATGGCACTGTTAGGGAGTTGCTTGAGAACACCTCTGGCTTGAAGGTGGGGCAAGACTTCGGTTTAGCCTACTGCCCAATCTTAACCACCAACGTTTCGCTTGCCAACTCTGGTGTAAGAGTTGCCGCAGACGACAAAGCCAGCTTGGCTGCAGCAAGCACTATCCTCAAAACCTTAACGAACAGAGTCCAAGAAGTCAACGACTTAAAAACCGCCCAAGTAGCCACACTCTTCACCATCGCCAAACAAGACGCAACCAACGCCCTCACAAACGAGCTGGCAATGTTCTGCGAAACCGCAAACATAGACTACTATAATGTTCTTGACGTCCTCAACTTAAACGACCCCAGTTTCCAGCCCAGCATCGCCGAAGGAGAAAACCATGAAGCTGCATACCTGCTACTTGAAAGCGCCGAGAACCTAAACGCCAAACTACGGTTAGCGGCGTTGGCGCGGCAAATCAACGAAGACATGGTTAAACATGCTGTTAATTTGACTCAGGAAGCGCTGCGGAATGCGGGTAAAAGTTTGAGGCGGGGCAGAGTGGCGGTTTTGGGGTCAGCGAACCCAGCGGCGGCCACCTGCATGTTCGCCAAGTTGATTGAGCAGAAAGGCGCAAAAGTTGCAGTTTACGACCCTGCCGCAAAAAAGGAAGCAAAAGAAGCTGGACTGATTAAAACTAGCCTAAACGAAGCCGTAGAAGGCGCCGACTGCATCGTCACATTAACGGGGCAGGAGCAAATCAGCCATTTAAACCTTAAAAAACTCAAAGCACTCATGAAATCACCCCCTGTCGTGGTGGATTTAGTGGGCAAATTCGACCCCAGTCAGGTGGAAACAGAAGGATTCATATACACTGGACTGGGAAGAGGAACTGGTAAGAAATGACAAAACTTGGTGTTGCAGTAATCGGCACGGGACAGTGGGGCAAAAACCACGCCCGAGTCTACAAAGAACTACCCTCAACTGAACTTGTCGCGGTCTGCGACGTTAACATGGAGCGAGCTAAAGCCATGGCTGACCAGTACGGTGCAAAAGCCTACTCCGACAGCACCGAGATGCTCAAAGACAAATCCATCCAAGCCGTCAACGTCTGCACATGGTCCACCATACTCGCGCAGGAAGCCATGAAAGCCCTAAACGCAGGCAAACACGTCCTCGTCGAGAAACCCATGGCAACCACACCCGAGCAGGCTGAGCAACTCGTCAAAACAGCCCAAGAAAACGGGTTACACTTGACCGTTGGGTTTTTGATGCGTTTCATTCCTGGGTTGCAGCAGATTCGGCAGTCGGTTGAGAACAAGAAAATCGGGGAATTAGTCTGCGCCACCGCCAAACGTGTCTCACAGTGGCCGGAGCGCATTGGCGATGTCGGCGTCGTCAAAGACACCGCTATCCACGACATAGACGTCATGAACTTTATCTTTAACCAGCAGCCCACTTCCGTTTACGCGAACATGGGTAGTATGCGAATCAAAAAGTTCGAGGATTACGCGCAAATCATGTTGACCTACGAGGGCGGCAGAACAGCCTTCATCGAATCCAACTGGCTAACCCCTTACAAAACACGCTCGCTAACCGTGACGGGAAGCGACGCCATCATGCGACTCGACTACATGACACAGGAATTCTGGATTGAACAAAAAACCGAAACCGTGCAGCCCCGTCTGCCCTTCCAAGAACCCCTCAAAGCGGAACTCCAGCACTTCGTCGACTGCATTGTAGAGAAGAAGAAGCCGCTGATAACAGGCGAAGACGGCGTTAAAGCACTAAAGGTAGCTTCTGCCGCCATCGAGTCTTCAGCTAAAAATACGGCAATAAAAATAGAATAAGTTTATTTTAGGTTGAAGGGTTTGCCTTCAGAAACCACATTCTGGGGCGCCTTATCCTTCCACTTCTTTAGAAAGGGCAGGTCCTCGGCTTCTTTGCGGAGTTCGTCGGGCAGCATTTCGGGGATTTCTTCGCGGATGGGGTACCAGCGGAGGCATTTTGGGCAGACGATTAAGCCTTCGACGATTTCGTCTTTCTCTTCAAAGACATGCAAGTCAAGTGGGTGATACTTGTCGATTGGGCAAGCGAGGATTTCCATGAGTTTACGTTTCATCTGAAACCACGAATATGATAGGTGACCGTTTAGTTATTAAAGCTTGTTCGGCAGGTGAGCTACTTGGATGTCTAGCACGGTTTGGTACCAGTTAGGTCCAGTACTACGTACCACACGCGAGTGTGAAAACATGAAGCGGACGCCAAGGCTGCCCAGTTTCTCGGCGACTTTTGTCTCGGTTTTCTCCACAGGGTCCTCCTTGCCAGTGGCGTGCTCGAAGTCGTAGTAGTGTATCCAGCCGCCAGTTTTCTTGAGCGCTGAAACCGCAGCAGGCAGGTATTGGAGGGCTTTCTCGGGCAACGGCATCAAAACCCGATCAGCGACGCCCTGCAGCTTGGTTTCCACGATTTCTTTTGAATCTCCAAGCAGGGGAATTACTCTATTATAGACGCGGTTGACGCGTATGTTTTCCACCATAAACTCGTAAGCCACAGGGTTAATGTCGATGGAGTAAACCTTGGTTTCTGGCACCATACGCGCAGTGATAACGCTGAAGCTACCCACCCCCGCAAACATGTTAACCACAGTTTCCCCCCTTGAAACGGCACTTGCCACCCGCAGGTGCTCATGGCTAAGTCGAGGCGAAAAATAACATTTCTCAACATCAACAGAAAAAGTGCAGCCTGCTTCTTTATACTTAGTTACGGGGTTGTTTTCGCCTGCCAGCAACGTTAGCTGCCGTGTGCGGTGGCTACCTTTGATGCCGCTGGTCTGCGAGTAGACGGTTCGGATTTTTTTGTGTGTCTCCATTATCTGTTTGGCTACGGCTTGTGCGTCAGCGGGGTTTTGGGGGGCTTTTATGATGGCTATGTCACCGACTATGTCAAAGGCGCTGTACACTTTGCTTAGGGCTTCGGCTGAAAGCTGGTTTACAAGCTTCATTTTGAGGCGTTTGCGCAACTGTATATCCTCATTGTGTTAAGGTATTGGAAATGTTTAAAAGTAAAATGCTTTTCTTTATGGGAACAGGCGTTTCAGATGGAAAAATCAGGAATTGTTTACGAATGCATGAGATGCGGTTCACGTGTGCCCTCTGAAGAGTTAGAGCTCCGAGGCGGAGAAACCAAATGCATCATCTGCGGCTATCGCATCTTAAAGAAAGTGAAGCCCCCCGTAGTGAAACGGGTTCAAGCCAAATAGAATGGAATTATACTCGTGCGTTGCACGAGCACATTTTGTTTTTGAATCTTTTTAGTTTTGTTTAGTAGTAATCTTGGTCTCCAAGCTTACGCAGTGCTTTACCCTTCAACTTAACAGTCGAAGTATCGTCTTCTTTATAGAAGTCGTCATCGAAGTCGCGTTCCATGGTTTTGCGTTTGACGGTTTCGCCGCATATGGCTCCGGGCAGTAGTCGTCTTTTGAAGCACATGGCATATGTGCATTTGGCGACTGTGCAGGGTTCTTCGCCGTCTCTGCACCAAACTGAATCACGTCGGAAAATTGCTGCGTTTTTACCGCATTTAAACGATTGACATGTTGGAGAACAAGGTTTTGGTTGTGCCAACAGATACACCTCATTGGTCGGTCAAAATTTTGTGGTTTCGTGTAGTGTCCTTGTTTTTCTTTAGTTCATTAGACGCCATATAAACTTTATCCATTGTAAGTGTGGAATTAAAATCAATACTGAATCATCAGTTTTTGGTTCTTCTTCGCCGAATAACCTCCACGACGGCGAACAGCGCCAACCCGATGACTACAACGACGAGGGAGATTAGGGTGCTTGCTTGAAGCAGGACGCCGCCTACTGAGACATACTTGTCGATTTTTACCTGCACCGTTGTAGGTTCCTCAACGTTGACTGTTATGGCTTGGGAGGCGTCTTGGATTCCTTGAGGCTGAACGATTATCTGCATATTGCCCCCGATGATGTTGTCAAAATTGGCTATACCATTGTTTTGGGTAACCCCCACAGTTTGGGTTGACCCGTTTAGGGTGACGTTTACGTTAGCGATTGGGACACCGAAGAAATCAACAACAGCCACTGAAATGGGGATACCATACAGGGAACAACGGACTTCCTTGTGGCTATCGTTGAAAACTTGCAAGTTTACTTGATGGATTAATAAACCGTCTTTGTAGACCCTCACTCGATACATCCCAAAGGTCGGTTCCATAAAAGCCACCCCATCGGCATCGGTGGAAGCAGAGTAAAACAACCCGCTTGAAATCTCTACAAGTTCCAGTCGAGCGTTAGGTATAGCTTCATAGTTGCGGTCGGTTACAGCTAAAGTTACATTTCTGGTTGGGCAGATTATTGTAACTTGAGCATTTACTTTGTTGGATGCGCTTGTCGCGGTGTTGTTTTGGGCATTAAAAGTTTGCCCATATAGTGAGGCGTCTATAGTGTAGGTGGCACCTGCTAAAGCGGATGATAAAGTGAAAGAGCCCGAGGGTCCCGTTTGCCCTGATGCGTTGCCGCTTCGAGAGATACTGCCGCTTTGGTAGTTGTATTTAATTGCCAAGTTTACGAAGGGAACAGGTATTCCGTCAACAGTTAAAACAGTAATTGTAAGATCAGTTAGTTGGCAGCGTAGTGTAAATGTTCCGTCACCTGTTACAGTGATGTCTGTTTGACCTATGATGAGGTCATTTAGGTAGGCAGTTAAGCTATGGGCGCCTTTTTCAAGCCTAAATGTTGCTCCGCCTGTCGAGTTGGTAGTTGAGTTTGTGGCGGCTTTAGTAGTTGAGTCAACGGCTTGCACGATAACGTTTTGGATTGGGCGATCAATGAGGTTGATTACTTGGACGTGCACGATGTAGCCTACAACGGTGAATGTTTGTTGGTCCACGGGTGTTTTAGCGGTGCCTTGCGGCGTTATCTTTATGATGCATTCCCCCAGTGGAGTGCTTGCAGAGACTAGCCAAGTTGTGTCAATTACTCCGCTTGAGGATGCAGTGACAGATTTCTCGTCGATTGTGGAGCCGCCCGCGATTATGGTTATCGTGGCAGCTTGGTTTGGCTGGTAGCCTGTGGCATGGATTTTCATGGTGTCTCCGCGGTGGTAGCTGTTTGCGTCAGTGAACCTTACGGTGAATTGGGTGGTTGCTAAAGTTCCCCCAAAGGTAGCTTTGTAGGCTCCAACGTAGTCGGTTGAGGCTCCTGAAGGAGAAAAAGCGCTACTGGGATACGTGACTTGGGCGTTTGCGGTTCCTTTCGCGTTGGGTGTTCCTAAAGCTACTGGAGCACTGTAAGTTGTTCCGCTTGGGAGAGTAACCACCAGGTTTCCATCGTATGAATTTCCGGGTTGGCCGCCGGTTACTGTGACGTTTAAGGTTACGCTGCTTCCCTCCTGCACAGTTGAGGGTGTAGCGGTAACTGTGTAGCCCAGAGTTATGGTGAATTGACTGTAGTCTTCAGCTCCACTTTTTGTGTCTCTTAACGCTAGAGGATATGATGCAGCTAAAAGTTCAGGAACAACAAAGTTTGCGTTAACACGGTAACCCTCAGCGGTGCCGCTGGCAACCATAATGTTGGCTAATGCGATTTGGTATGAGCCGTTTTGGGTGCTTATGGTTCCTTGGAGGTTAACTGATGATCCTGCTGGACCACTGCTGGGGGTGACTTGGAGGATTCTAACAACTGATGGGTTGTTTTGCGCATTCACAGCTAACGGGGTAAATGCGGCAACAACCGCGAGCAACAGAAGAGTGAATACAGCAATTTTTCGATTCAAACATAGTCCTCCGAATTAACCCCGTCAGAGTATGCTCAAGTAAGATTTGGCGTCATTTTAAACTTTGCCCAAAATCTAAGGAGGCTCTGTGTAAATCTGCAGATCTGCTTTCTTGTCAAATCAGCTTTGAAAGTGGTTTTCGGGATAGGGATTTTTAAAAGTCAGCATTTCATACTTTAGAAGGAACTTTGGTGTAGAAATCTTGGAAAAAACCGCTTTGTCACAGCTTTTAGCTTCCCTCAAGAAGCAAAAGTACCATCTAATAGGTGTGCATTCAGCGGTAAAACGGTGTAAGTGGCTCTATGAATCCATAGTCAACAACCGAGTCTGCTATAAACAGAAATTCTACGGCATCCAATCACACCGCTGCATCCAAATGACGCCCTCGCTTTATTATTGTACGCAGCATTGCCTGTTCTGTTGGCGCGCACAAAGCGGCGACATGCAAGTCACTTGGGATGAAATGCGCAACCCCAACAAGGACACACCTGAACAAATCGTAGAAGGCTGCTTCAAAGCACAAGAAAAGATAATCTCGGGGTATAAGGGTAACGAGAAGACAGATTGGCGCAAATTCCAAGAAGCCCTCCGACCCAAACAGGTCGCCATCAGCCTAACAGGCGAACCCACCCTCTATGGGCCTCTGGGGGATTTAATTGGGCTGTTTCACCAGAAAGGCTTAACCACTTTCCTTGTCACCAACGGCAACTTGCCCTCTAAGCTCTCAAAACTCAGCCATGAACCCACTCAACTCTATGTTTCGCTATGTGCTCCAAACGAGGATGTCTACAATAAGGTTTGCCGACCCCAATTCCCAAAGGCGTGGAAGAATCTAAACGAAAGCTTGGAGTTGCTTAAGAGTTTCCGCTGCCCCACCGTCACCCGCATGACCTTGGTTAAAGACCACAACATGAACGAAGTGGACGGCTACGCGAAGCTCATTGAGAAAGCTCAACCCACCTACATTGAAGCCAAAGCCTACATGCATATTGGCTTCTCAGGGTTGAGGTTGGGGTTTGACCAAATGCCGATGCATGGAGAGGTCAGGGAGTTTGCTGAGAAATTGGCTGAGGCATCCGGTTACAGGGTTATTGATGAGGCGCCTGAAAGCCGCGTGGTGCTACTTAGTCGACTAAAGAAACCCATCAAAGTGGGCAGCAACTGATTTGGCTGCGAGTCTGGATAAATTTAAATACCCATTTTTAGCCATGAATCTTTTTAATAAGCAATAAAGAGCGGTGTAGCGGATGGTAAGTGAAGGAAAAGGGAGACTCTTCAAACGAAAAGACGGCAAATACTTGGTGTATCTACCTAAAGACTTAGCTGAGGACAGTATGTTTCCCTTCAAAGGCGCTGACACCATATTCGTTAAAGTCAGCTTCGCTTTAGGTGACAACAAGATAACGGTTGAAAAATGGCAAGCCCCCTAAACTGTCCTTTAAGAAATTAAATAAACAAGCCTTCCTATTCTATTTTGGTGCCAAAGTTTTGTCTTCTCTAGAAACCGTCATTCAACAAGTAAAAACCGAGTTAATGGCAAAAAGTAAAATCCGCGAAGAAACCCACGAAAGCATGCGCAAAGCCACAAGCCTCTCCAAACAATCCATCCTTTTGCTTCACCAAAAACGCTTCGAAGACGCCGCTAGAATGCTACAGAACGCTAAAGAAATCATCTCCAACCTAAACAACTTGGCGGAGAAGAGCCCAGAAATCGTCTACGGCGGCATGTTCAGCGCCGCATTGCAGGAGTACGCGGAAGCCTACATCTTGCTGACGCTGGTCAAGGAGGGACGCTTTGTCACGCCAGCGGAAATCAATGTGCCTTCTGTGGATTACATTTTGGGTTTAGCTGACGTCATCGGAGAGTACAGGCGGCTTGCATTGGACTTTCTGCGGGCAGGGGAAGTTGAAAAAGGTGAAGAATGCCTCAAATTCATGGATGAAATCTTTATTCAACTGTTGGCGTTGGACGAAGCCTACATGCTGGTCTCGGGGTTGAGACATAAATCCGACATCGCAAGACGCGTAATCGAGACAACCCGCGGCGACATAACCCTTGAAGTGCGACGCAAAGCCCTCGAAGACAAACTAAACAAACTTCAACCCAAAAAACGTCAAAAGCAGGCAAAGGGTAAAAAGTGACTTGCCCAAGCTGCCAAAAAATTTTTCAGTAAAAAAAGCCCACAACATCCAACTGTACCTATCCAAACGCGTTATCCACGAAGACCATTTGCCAAGAAAGATTCGGATGGTGGGCGGCGTGGATGTTTCTTACGTCGACAACTTGGGTGTTGGTGCAGTGGTGGTTTTGGATTATGATTCACTTGAACTTTTAGAGGCAGCGGTTGCCACTTGCCCTGTGAAGATGCCTTATGTGCCGACGTTGCTGTCTTTTAGGGAAGTTCCGCCTGCGGTTGCAGCGATTAGGAAGCTAAAGGTTCAACCAGACGTTTTCTTAGTCGATGCACAAGGGTGGGCGCATCCATTCCGCTTCGGCTTTGCCAGCCACCTCGGCCTCGCTTTGAAAAAACCGACGATTGGAGTAGCCAAAAGCCGACTCATCGGGGAACCCACCGAGGTAGCCGAGAGAACCTTGCTGTTGGATAAGGGGGAAGTCGTCGGTGAAGTGGTAAAGACCACAACAGAAGCTAAACCGGTTTACGTGAGCGTCGGATACATGGTCAGCCTTGAAACTGCAGTGGCTATCGTGCGGCACTGCTCCCAAAACCGCATCCCTCAACCGCTGCTTGATGCGCACAAGTTAGCAACTAAAACCCGCCAGAACATTGCAAGAAGGCAAAGTAAATAACCACAAAAACAGATACCTAACGTTTAAGCGTGAAAAAGCATGACTGAAGAAGTTAAGTCCACAGAAGAGATAACTTTTGATTACTTCACAAAACTCGACTTGCGAGTAGGCAAAATCATCGAAGCCGTGGCAGTTCCTGAATCTAAGAAACTCATCAAAATGCAAGTGGATTTCCGAGCCGAAAAACGTCAATGCATCGCAGGGCTACTCAAATACTACAAACCCGAAGAGTTAGCCGGCAAAAAATGCGTCTTTCTCCTCAACCTGCAGCGTCGTATGATCGCGGGGCTTGAGTCGCAGGCTATGATTTTGGCGGCTGAAGACGCGGCTGGCAACGTGTCGGTTTTGCAGCCTGAGAAGGATGTGGCGGAAGGCAGCAAAATCGGCTAACTTTAGAATCTCATTACTAAGGTTATCGTCTGGGCTTTACAGCTGTAACGATTGATTGAGAAATCAATCCGCATGTATCGCAGAAGGCAAACATCGCATATACGCGTAAGTTAAGAGCAGATATATAAGAAAGGAAAGTCCATATTTGCAACAAAGTAATAAAGGAGACAAAAATATTGCCATTTAAGCGAAAAAGCCGAGGAAGATCAAAAGGAAGCAAAGGAAGTAGCACATTAGTTCAATGCGTTAACTGCGGATCGATGGTGCCGCGTGATAAAGCCAAGAAATCCACACGCCGCGTCTCATTCGTTGAGCCTCAACTTGCCAAGGAACTCCGCCAGAAAGGCACATTCCTTGCCTCTTGGGTAGACACAAAATACTACTGCATTTCATGTGCAGTACACCGTGGCATCGTTAAGGTTCGAGCTGAAAACGAGCGCCACTCCAAATACAGGCGCCCAAGATACTAAGCAGTTAGGTAGCTGCTTTCTCTTTCTTTAATTCTCTATAAACATGCCAAACTCTTTGTACAACAGTCACCATCGATAACACCGCTATTAGGGCAACTCCGTAACCAAGTATGGGTAAATAGAAAAACCCAATCACACTAGCCACCGCCAAAATTATCATACGTTCCGCTCGCTCCGCGATACCCACTGACTCCATTTTTACCCCGAGAACTTCCGCGCGAGCCCGCGTATAACTAACCAGCATGGACGCTATCAAAGCCACTAAAGCAACGACGGTGCCCCAGAGGTACCCGAAAGCTGCACTGCACAGTCCCGCTATGATTATGCCTGCATAGGAGGCTGCGTCAGCGAATCGATCCAGTACAGAGTCAAAGAAACCGCCGAAAGCGGTGGTTTGCTTGTAGGTTCGGGCGACAATGCCGTCCATGGCGTCACAGAACCCTGACGCTAAAAAGAAGAACACCGCCAACAGCAAAAACCATGCCGTTGAAGGGGTGGTTAAGGCGTAGCAGGCGGCGGAGGCTAAGGCGAGCATGAAACCGATTATGCTGATGCGGTTGGGTGTTAGGTGTAGTTTGTGGGCTATTTTTGCTTCGGTGGTTAGCATCTGTTGGATTTGCTGTTTAAGTTTGGTTAGCACAACTTCACGCTGCGTGTATGTTGTAGCCAATTACGGGTTAGCAGTAGAAAAGCCTTTCTTTAGTGACCCGTCCAACAGTTCGCCACATATGGATGCTTTTTCAATGGACTTATTAGGAACTTCGATGCAATATTGGGCAGTAACGTTCTATTGTGCAGCAGAGCGCAAAAAAGCAACGTTACACAAAAGCAAACAAATGGAGAAATGATAGTATGACTGAAAACGCAGACGTTATCTTCGTCGGAAACAAACCCCCAATGAGCTATGTATTGGCCATCATCACAAGCCTCTCCTCAGGCAAACTTAACGAAATAACCCTCAAAGCCAGAGGCCAAGCCATAACCACCGCTGTCGACGTAGCTGAGATCGCAAGGAACCGTTTCATAAAAGACCTTAAAGTCAGCAAAATCGCAATCGGCACCGTTGAGATGCCACCTCGTGAGGGCGAGAACAAGTCCAGAATGGTTTCCACAATGGAGATAACCCTTACCAAGAAAGCATAAAAAGGGCAACTAAAATCTCAGGTTAGCATCCAAACCTTCTTCTTTCATTTTTTAGTTTCTTATGTAACTTTCACTACACCAAAAGGTCTGGCGCTATAAAGCACTTTAAATAGAGCATCGTTGTTGCCTTCCCACAGAGAGGGGTGCACTTCGTGGCTTTAGACGCTGCGCTTACATCAATCGTGACCATATGCATTCTGGTTTTCTCAGCAAAGGTGCTGGGTGAAATCTTTTCCTGGCGCAAAATCCCCTCAGTGCTAGGCGAACTGGTCGCAGGCATCATCCTTGGACCCTTCGCATTAGGATCATTTTTAACGATAAACGGAACGCCTCTGATTGAAATCAATGAAATCGTAAAAGCATTCGGAGAAATCGGAGGCATATTGATTCTCTTCGTCGCTGGCTTAGAAATGACGTTTAAGGATTTCCGAAAAGTCGGCAAAGCAGGCTTCATCATAGGAACAAGCGGCGTACTCGTTCCCTTCATAATGGGTTATGCACTCTCGTTGACTCTTGGCTTTGGCACGATAGCCAGCTTAGTTATCGCCTCAGCGTTGGTTGCCACAAGCATCTCCATCACTGCACTGGTACTTGAAGAACTCAATCAATGCAGACGACAAGAATCACGGATGATGATTAGCGCCGCGGTAGTTGACGACGTTTTAGGTTTGGCGATATTGGGAGTAATCGTATCCTTCATCACCACTTCAACCGCCATAACCCCGCTAAACGTCGTAATCGTAATTTCCACTTCACTGGCACTGTGGCTTGGCTTAACCGTTTTCGCTTCGATAATACTCCCCAGAATAATCAACCTCACCTCCAAAGGCAAAGAAGGAACCGTAGAAGCCGCCGCCACCGCCTCCTGCTTTGGCGCATCCGCATTAGCCGCCGCGATTGGATTATCACCCATCGTTGGAGCCTTCGCAGCAGGCATGGCTGTTGCTAGCTCAAACGCGATTGAGAAAATCCGTGACTACACCAAAAAAATCAGCGTAGTTTTCTCGCCTGTGTTCTTTGCGTTGGCAGGCGCCCAATTTGACATAAGGAGCTTCTTCACAACTGATTGGATGTTCTACGTTCTCTTCATAAGTTTGGTGGTAGTGGCGATTGTCAGTAAATTAGTAGGCTGCGGATGGCCCGCTGCGCACTTCTTAAAGAGCCGCAGTAAAGGAATCAAAGTTGGTTACGGCATGATTTCACGTGGCGAAGTAGGTTTAATCGTGGCTGGAGTAGCCATTTCTGCAGGAGCCATCACCCAGAGCACCTACGCAGCGATTTTAGGTATGATTATGATTACCACCCTTGTGGCTCCCCTGCTTCTTAGACGTGCCTG
This region includes:
- the glmM gene encoding phosphoglucosamine mutase; this translates as MTTKLFGTNGIRGLVNIELTPEMAIKIGSAIGTFFGKNKNILLGYDARTSGPMFAKAVTAGLTAAGCNVYFAGMASTPAIQFAVKNHKMDGGVIISASHNPPEYNGIKVIWSDGIETSHEQEVEIENIYFDNKIVYAPWDQLGAKKELPCINDEYKEAIKKHVNPQAIAAKKFHVVVDAANSVGGIALPPLLRELGCKCTTINANIDGTFPGRLPEPRPESLGDLSKTVKAVGADMGVAFDGDADRSIFCDGNGTIYWGDKTFAVVIKQYLIKNPGAKIVTPVSSSTLIKDTVDAYKGELIWTKVGSVTVSQTMKAENANLGGEENGGIFYRPHQAVRDGAMTTALLLNIMAETGKSLAELVAEQPQYFIEKGKIECPNDKKEALQRAIYEQVKNENVSTIDGVKIWFQDASAILIRPSGTEPVFRLYAEAKNQEKALKLVKDYTARLEKILAAF
- a CDS encoding 3-hydroxyacyl-CoA dehydrogenase NAD-binding domain-containing protein, whose protein sequence is MPPLLQLNPQDVDSLDKRRKFNVAVVGCGHKGIFFANAFADAGFSVVCTDADASVVKKVAKGKTAFCDASAEAKLKSHIAAEKIDVTSDLKKTVAQSDVVVIAISTRVDEQKKTDDNGLINTCKQVGAALQQGALVVYGGVAALGFVDGTVRELLENTSGLKVGQDFGLAYCPILTTNVSLANSGVRVAADDKASLAAASTILKTLTNRVQEVNDLKTAQVATLFTIAKQDATNALTNELAMFCETANIDYYNVLDVLNLNDPSFQPSIAEGENHEAAYLLLESAENLNAKLRLAALARQINEDMVKHAVNLTQEALRNAGKSLRRGRVAVLGSANPAAATCMFAKLIEQKGAKVAVYDPAAKKEAKEAGLIKTSLNEAVEGADCIVTLTGQEQISHLNLKKLKALMKSPPVVVDLVGKFDPSQVETEGFIYTGLGRGTGKK
- a CDS encoding Gfo/Idh/MocA family oxidoreductase; the protein is MTKLGVAVIGTGQWGKNHARVYKELPSTELVAVCDVNMERAKAMADQYGAKAYSDSTEMLKDKSIQAVNVCTWSTILAQEAMKALNAGKHVLVEKPMATTPEQAEQLVKTAQENGLHLTVGFLMRFIPGLQQIRQSVENKKIGELVCATAKRVSQWPERIGDVGVVKDTAIHDIDVMNFIFNQQPTSVYANMGSMRIKKFEDYAQIMLTYEGGRTAFIESNWLTPYKTRSLTVTGSDAIMRLDYMTQEFWIEQKTETVQPRLPFQEPLKAELQHFVDCIVEKKKPLITGEDGVKALKVASAAIESSAKNTAIKIE
- a CDS encoding Trm112 family protein, whose translation is MKRKLMEILACPIDKYHPLDLHVFEEKDEIVEGLIVCPKCLRWYPIREEIPEMLPDELRKEAEDLPFLKKWKDKAPQNVVSEGKPFNLK
- a CDS encoding class I SAM-dependent methyltransferase family protein, with the protein product MRKRLKMKLVNQLSAEALSKVYSAFDIVGDIAIIKAPQNPADAQAVAKQIMETHKKIRTVYSQTSGIKGSHRTRQLTLLAGENNPVTKYKEAGCTFSVDVEKCYFSPRLSHEHLRVASAVSRGETVVNMFAGVGSFSVITARMVPETKVYSIDINPVAYEFMVENIRVNRVYNRVIPLLGDSKEIVETKLQGVADRVLMPLPEKALQYLPAAVSALKKTGGWIHYYDFEHATGKEDPVEKTETKVAEKLGSLGVRFMFSHSRVVRSTGPNWYQTVLDIQVAHLPNKL
- a CDS encoding DNA-directed RNA polymerase subunit P codes for the protein MEKSGIVYECMRCGSRVPSEELELRGGETKCIICGYRILKKVKPPVVKRVQAK